The following proteins are encoded in a genomic region of candidate division KSB1 bacterium:
- a CDS encoding LptF/LptG family permease, with the protein GPMVGFGISLAICFFYFGLTRVGLSLGHNLRIQPWLGAWMGNLLFGIAAVPLLIRAERH; encoded by the coding sequence GGCCCGATGGTGGGCTTCGGAATTAGCCTGGCGATCTGCTTTTTCTACTTCGGGCTGACGCGGGTGGGGCTTTCCCTGGGCCACAATTTGCGGATCCAGCCCTGGCTCGGCGCGTGGATGGGCAATCTCCTCTTCGGGATCGCGGCTGTCCCGCTTCTGATCCGCGCAGAGCGTCACTGA